In Pontiella desulfatans, one DNA window encodes the following:
- a CDS encoding DNA glycosylase AlkZ-like family protein, with the protein MKTEAEIRKLIAEGESLTLEFKSDRNRLPDRELIAALVGLANTDGGALLLGVEDDGDVTGLHQAHRELSGLSALVANRTIPALGVTAESVLIDGTPVGVIDVPKSRQLVATSEGLLQRRRLMANGTPESIPFLPHEFIQRQSSLGLVDPSAAPVVELDVKQLSALERERIREAIRLYGGDQSLLALDDPELDGALGLTTRHEGVYCPTVAGLLLLGKEAELRRHLPAHEVAFQVLHGTDVRVNEFFRKPLLQTFKEIESLFLARVEEQEVDIGLFRVPVPNYDRRGFREAFVNSLVHRDYSRLGAVHVRLDDDGMTISSPGGFVEGVTLENLLTTAPRSRNPLLADIVKRIGLAERTGRGIDRIFEGMLRYGRALPDYSMSNAVTVSVQLTNADADIEFLKMILTHEEKAGGALPVDSLIILSSLREGRRMACTELAGAVQKPEGAVRSVLERLMESGVVDAHGTGRGRTYTLSAKVYRHAGQKAAYVRQSGFDRIQQEQMVLSYINAHGSIRRAEVADLCRISPFQSTRLLKKLSDEGSIVAKGQGKGTYYERG; encoded by the coding sequence ATGAAAACGGAAGCGGAAATCAGGAAGCTCATTGCCGAGGGTGAAAGCCTGACGCTGGAGTTCAAGAGCGATAGGAACCGTCTGCCGGATCGCGAGCTGATTGCGGCTCTGGTTGGTCTGGCAAACACGGACGGTGGCGCGCTGCTTTTGGGCGTCGAGGATGATGGCGATGTGACGGGACTGCACCAAGCTCATCGTGAACTTTCCGGATTGTCTGCACTGGTTGCCAATAGAACTATTCCTGCTTTGGGTGTTACTGCCGAATCCGTATTGATTGATGGAACGCCAGTCGGTGTGATCGATGTCCCGAAATCCCGGCAACTGGTTGCGACATCGGAAGGGTTGTTACAACGGCGGCGTTTAATGGCGAACGGTACCCCGGAATCCATTCCCTTTCTTCCGCATGAATTTATACAGCGCCAGTCGAGCTTGGGATTGGTCGATCCGAGTGCCGCGCCGGTCGTGGAGCTGGATGTTAAACAGTTAAGTGCTTTGGAGCGCGAGCGCATTCGGGAGGCTATCCGGCTTTATGGTGGAGACCAGTCGCTTTTGGCCCTTGATGACCCTGAGCTTGATGGAGCGTTAGGATTAACCACCCGGCATGAAGGCGTGTACTGCCCGACGGTGGCGGGTTTGCTGCTCCTCGGAAAGGAGGCGGAATTGCGCCGTCATCTTCCTGCTCATGAGGTGGCGTTCCAGGTGTTGCATGGGACAGATGTCCGGGTGAACGAATTCTTCCGCAAGCCCCTGTTACAAACCTTCAAGGAAATCGAAAGCCTGTTTCTGGCGCGGGTGGAGGAACAGGAGGTCGATATCGGCTTGTTCCGGGTGCCGGTTCCAAACTATGACCGTCGGGGATTCCGCGAGGCGTTTGTAAACTCGCTGGTTCATCGCGATTATTCCCGCTTGGGTGCCGTACATGTTCGGCTGGATGATGACGGCATGACGATTTCCAGCCCCGGTGGTTTTGTTGAAGGGGTGACTTTGGAAAACCTGTTGACCACGGCACCTCGCTCTCGCAACCCCTTGCTGGCGGACATTGTTAAACGGATTGGTTTGGCAGAACGCACCGGGCGCGGTATTGACCGTATTTTTGAGGGAATGCTCCGCTATGGCCGAGCCCTTCCGGATTACAGTATGTCGAACGCGGTAACCGTTTCGGTTCAGCTGACAAATGCCGATGCCGACATTGAATTTCTCAAGATGATTTTGACTCATGAAGAGAAGGCGGGCGGGGCGCTACCGGTCGATAGTCTGATTATTCTCTCCAGCCTGCGCGAGGGGCGGCGCATGGCCTGTACGGAGCTGGCAGGTGCCGTTCAGAAACCGGAAGGTGCTGTGCGATCCGTTTTAGAGCGGTTGATGGAGTCCGGGGTGGTTGACGCGCACGGAACGGGCCGAGGGCGCACCTATACCCTCAGCGCGAAAGTATACCGTCATGCCGGACAGAAGGCGGCATACGTACGACAGAGCGGGTTTGACCGCATCCAGCAGGAGCAGATGGTGCTGAGCTATATTAACGCCCACGGCTCAATCCGGCGGGCAGAGGTGGCTGATCTGTGCCGAATCAGCCCTTTTCAATCCACTCGGCTGTTAAAGAAACTTTCAGATGAAGGAAGCATCGTTGCCAAAGGACAGGGCAAGGGTACGTATTATGAGCGGGGATAG
- a CDS encoding restriction endonuclease subunit S, with amino-acid sequence MSGTAKASVGECTEILSGFAFNSKQFGDGGDLPIIRIRDIVRGYSETFYNGDFDPKFTIYDGDILIGMDGEFNRAKWKGGEALLNQRVCRISSNTDQLDSSYLFHFLPPALKKIEDETPFVTVKHLSVKKIRDIEIPLPSLEEQRRIAGILDKAEALRAKRRAALNLLASLSQSIFLEMFGDPVANPMEWPVKNSGSLFAVPPRIGTTIPARGTGVLVVRVGEVGSSQIAFGKCGRVEIPDKDFEKFKLEEGDVIIARAIGSKNQLGKASLFLGHGEPVVIDSHVMRMRPDKTECDPVWFYSFLSSDRGKLILQKAGGATAVQFNINAKQAASLKIPVPPLKLQQQFADRILSLEKLKAAHRKSLAELDALFASLQDRAFKGELGNIES; translated from the coding sequence GTGAGCGGCACCGCCAAAGCATCCGTTGGAGAATGCACGGAAATCCTTTCAGGATTTGCATTTAACTCAAAGCAATTTGGCGACGGTGGAGACCTGCCAATTATCCGAATCAGGGATATTGTCAGGGGATATTCTGAAACTTTTTACAACGGTGATTTCGACCCAAAGTTCACCATTTATGATGGAGATATCTTAATCGGAATGGACGGTGAGTTTAACCGCGCAAAGTGGAAGGGAGGAGAGGCCCTCTTAAATCAGCGGGTATGCCGTATTTCATCCAACACCGATCAGTTAGATAGTTCTTATCTGTTTCACTTCCTGCCACCTGCTCTGAAAAAAATTGAGGATGAAACACCTTTCGTTACTGTAAAGCACCTTTCAGTAAAGAAGATTCGTGATATTGAAATCCCCCTCCCGTCCTTGGAAGAGCAGCGGCGGATTGCGGGGATACTGGACAAGGCGGAGGCGTTGCGGGCGAAGCGCCGCGCCGCCCTCAACCTCCTCGCCTCCCTCTCCCAATCCATCTTCCTCGAAATGTTCGGTGATCCGGTTGCGAACCCGATGGAGTGGCCAGTTAAAAATAGCGGAAGCCTTTTTGCCGTTCCTCCACGAATAGGTACTACTATTCCAGCTAGAGGAACTGGAGTTCTTGTTGTGAGAGTCGGTGAGGTTGGATCCTCCCAAATTGCATTTGGAAAATGTGGACGAGTGGAAATCCCTGACAAGGACTTTGAGAAATTTAAACTCGAAGAGGGTGACGTTATTATAGCCCGAGCTATCGGTTCCAAAAACCAACTGGGGAAGGCATCGCTTTTTTTAGGACATGGGGAGCCTGTGGTGATTGATTCACATGTAATGCGTATGCGCCCCGACAAAACGGAGTGTGATCCAGTATGGTTTTATTCTTTCCTGTCATCGGATCGAGGGAAATTGATTTTGCAAAAAGCGGGAGGAGCCACCGCTGTTCAATTCAACATCAATGCTAAACAAGCCGCGTCGCTGAAAATCCCAGTCCCCCCGCTAAAGCTCCAGCAACAATTCGCCGACCGCATCCTCTCCTTGGAAAAGCTGAAGGCGGCGCACCGTAAATCACTGGCGGAACTGGATGCGCTGTTTGCGTCGTTGCAGGATCGGGCGTTCAAGGGGGAGCTGGGGAATATCGAATCATGA
- a CDS encoding class I SAM-dependent DNA methyltransferase → MITGELRGKIDRIWDAFWSGGIANPLEVMEQITYLLFLRRLDDLHTLEENKANRLKRPMEKRVFPEGKDDRGRNYEDFRWSRFCHFAPSDMFTVVAEHVFPFLRTLGGDDSTYAHHMKDARFTIPTPALLAKVVDLISGVPMEDRDTKGDIYEYMLGKIASAGQNGQFRTPRHMIQLMVEMTAPQTKDVICDPASGTCGFLVAANEYLREHHPEVLTDAKLKQHFHHGMFHGFDFDSTMLRIGSMNMLLHGVENPDVRYRDSLAQDHAGEAEKYSLVLANPPFAGSLDYENTAKDLLQIVKTKKTELLFLALFLRLLKPGGRAAVIVPDGVLFGSSKAHKELRRMLVEEQKLDAVVSLPGGVFKPYAGVSTAILFFTKTNSGGTDHVWFYDVQADGQSLDDKRTPLLPEEKLGCVPKQPLTEAEHAKNNLPDVLRRWRSISDFKSGISNPELARERTAQSFCVPKADIAAEGYDLSLNRYKEVVHEQIDHRPPQDILAELNQIEGEIQSGMQELEGLLK, encoded by the coding sequence ATGATTACTGGGGAACTGCGGGGCAAGATTGACAGGATTTGGGATGCGTTTTGGTCGGGGGGCATTGCGAATCCGCTGGAGGTGATGGAGCAGATTACCTATCTGCTGTTCCTGCGCCGCCTGGACGATCTCCATACCTTGGAGGAAAACAAGGCCAACCGCCTGAAGCGTCCGATGGAGAAGCGCGTCTTTCCGGAAGGAAAGGACGACCGGGGCCGGAACTACGAGGACTTCCGCTGGTCGCGGTTCTGCCACTTTGCCCCGTCGGACATGTTTACGGTGGTGGCGGAGCACGTCTTTCCTTTTCTGCGGACGTTGGGCGGGGATGATTCAACCTATGCGCACCACATGAAGGATGCGCGGTTCACGATCCCCACGCCCGCCCTGCTGGCCAAGGTGGTTGATCTGATCAGCGGGGTGCCGATGGAGGATCGCGACACCAAGGGCGACATCTATGAATACATGCTCGGCAAGATTGCTTCCGCCGGGCAGAACGGCCAGTTCCGCACCCCGCGCCACATGATCCAGCTGATGGTCGAAATGACCGCCCCGCAAACCAAGGATGTCATCTGCGATCCGGCCAGCGGCACCTGTGGCTTCCTTGTGGCGGCCAACGAATATTTGCGGGAACACCATCCCGAAGTGCTGACCGATGCCAAGCTGAAACAACACTTTCATCACGGCATGTTCCACGGGTTTGATTTCGACAGCACCATGCTGCGCATCGGTTCCATGAACATGCTGCTGCACGGGGTGGAGAATCCCGATGTGCGCTACCGCGACTCGCTGGCGCAGGATCATGCAGGCGAGGCCGAAAAATATTCCCTCGTGCTGGCCAATCCGCCCTTCGCCGGAAGCCTCGACTACGAAAACACCGCCAAGGATCTGCTTCAGATCGTGAAGACCAAGAAAACCGAACTGCTGTTCCTCGCCCTTTTTCTGCGCCTGCTCAAGCCCGGCGGACGCGCGGCGGTGATTGTGCCCGACGGCGTGCTGTTCGGCTCGTCCAAGGCGCACAAGGAACTGCGACGGATGCTGGTGGAGGAGCAAAAGCTCGATGCCGTGGTTTCCCTGCCCGGCGGCGTGTTCAAGCCCTATGCCGGGGTCAGCACCGCCATCCTGTTCTTCACCAAAACCAACTCTGGCGGAACCGACCACGTCTGGTTCTACGACGTGCAGGCCGATGGCCAGAGCCTCGACGACAAGCGCACCCCGCTCCTGCCCGAAGAAAAGCTCGGTTGCGTGCCGAAGCAACCACTGACCGAGGCCGAACACGCCAAAAACAACCTGCCCGATGTGCTTCGCCGTTGGCGGAGCATTTCAGATTTCAAATCGGGCATTTCAAATCCCGAGCTTGCGAGGGAGCGCACCGCCCAGAGCTTCTGCGTTCCGAAGGCCGACATTGCCGCCGAGGGCTACGACCTCTCCCTCAACCGCTACAAGGAAGTCGTCCACGAACAAATCGACCACCGCCCGCCGCAGGACATCCTCGCCGAACTCAACCAGATCGAAGGCGAGATTCAAAGCGGGATGCAGGAACTGGAAGGGCTGTTAAAGTGA
- a CDS encoding tyrosine-type recombinase/integrase: MKTTKKRDYSKRGNGRLYIRTKEGKEKKPGPGVKGNYYLEYNLPTGEVNPDTGKPITKRKKVRLNHADGSPITTKEDAEKARERIVSQYVVGEKKERLQRLKAELELAEQEEAQVFEDQNPPLKVATAWETYLASNDAPETGEDTLKYYAGYWNKFSQWIGGKFPDVIFLRDISPEMANGYVSELNRRKISPNTFNKHIGFMKLFFRVLEEPARLEGNPFEKVKKKKLKTNVRRELKIEELKTILDNAEGQLKTLLCLGTFTGLRLGDCCTLRWTEVDMDRRQIRRIPNKLSHNDNARPVVVGIPIALYQNLRETPVRKRKGYIVPEFADLYMYRNESGRPTRQPEITKQIQAHFIDHGIQTHREGTGFKLLPDPNRPGKFKKEHTGKRAVVEVGFHSLRHTFVSLQAERGTPQSTVQAIVGHGSPAMTQHYTHITNEAAQQAAKALDSGIIDAEYEIIKKVPSWIRDKLVQMTADNWESIRDQLLS, encoded by the coding sequence ATGAAAACTACCAAAAAACGAGATTATTCCAAGCGCGGGAATGGCCGACTCTATATTCGCACGAAAGAAGGCAAAGAGAAAAAGCCAGGCCCTGGCGTTAAAGGAAACTACTATCTTGAATACAACCTCCCTACGGGAGAGGTCAACCCGGATACCGGCAAACCGATCACCAAGCGTAAAAAAGTTCGGTTGAATCATGCCGACGGCTCGCCGATCACCACCAAAGAGGATGCTGAAAAAGCTCGCGAGCGAATTGTCAGCCAGTATGTGGTCGGAGAGAAAAAAGAGCGTCTGCAGCGACTGAAAGCCGAGCTTGAGCTCGCTGAGCAGGAAGAGGCTCAGGTTTTTGAGGATCAAAACCCACCGCTGAAGGTTGCCACAGCATGGGAAACTTATCTTGCCAGCAATGATGCGCCGGAAACGGGAGAGGATACTCTGAAATATTATGCAGGCTACTGGAATAAATTCTCTCAATGGATTGGGGGGAAATTCCCGGACGTTATCTTTCTGCGGGACATTTCTCCCGAAATGGCCAATGGCTACGTTTCTGAATTGAATCGACGGAAGATTAGTCCGAATACATTCAACAAACACATTGGCTTCATGAAGCTCTTCTTTCGTGTATTGGAAGAGCCGGCACGCCTAGAGGGAAATCCATTCGAGAAAGTCAAAAAGAAGAAACTGAAAACCAACGTTCGACGGGAGCTTAAAATCGAGGAGTTGAAAACCATCCTCGATAATGCCGAGGGACAATTAAAAACCCTGCTTTGTCTAGGGACCTTCACCGGGTTGCGTCTTGGTGATTGCTGTACCCTGAGATGGACAGAAGTGGATATGGATCGACGGCAGATTCGGCGTATTCCAAATAAGCTGAGCCACAACGACAATGCCCGCCCTGTGGTTGTCGGGATACCGATCGCTCTTTATCAAAATCTGAGAGAGACGCCCGTTCGAAAAAGAAAGGGTTATATCGTTCCTGAGTTCGCCGACCTCTACATGTACCGGAATGAAAGCGGACGGCCAACGCGGCAACCAGAGATCACCAAACAAATACAGGCACATTTCATCGATCACGGGATTCAAACCCACAGAGAAGGGACGGGCTTCAAGTTGCTGCCTGATCCGAACCGTCCGGGAAAATTTAAGAAAGAACACACGGGGAAACGGGCGGTTGTTGAAGTCGGATTTCATTCATTGCGTCATACCTTCGTATCTCTTCAGGCGGAGCGAGGAACCCCGCAAAGTACCGTCCAGGCCATTGTCGGACACGGGAGTCCCGCTATGACCCAGCATTACACCCACATCACAAACGAAGCCGCTCAGCAGGCTGCAAAGGCTTTAGACTCGGGCATCATCGATGCTGAATATGAAATTATAAAAAAAGTGCCAAGTTGGATACGGGATAAGCTTGTACAGATGACTGCTGATAATTGGGAATCCATACGCGACCAATTGTTAAGCTGA
- a CDS encoding helix-turn-helix domain-containing protein, whose protein sequence is MKRTTIELIKNVLSTDETVLPEDAQKILKQLAAVNIEKKPRPGTIREAAKILDVHPVTVRRYANAGLLNPIRISSRKVRYNLNEVEHLAQAGTKDLPQNSA, encoded by the coding sequence ATGAAAAGGACAACCATAGAGCTTATAAAAAATGTTCTTTCTACCGATGAAACTGTTTTGCCGGAAGATGCACAGAAAATCTTAAAGCAACTGGCCGCAGTGAATATCGAAAAGAAACCACGCCCCGGCACCATCAGGGAAGCAGCAAAAATTCTTGATGTCCATCCGGTTACTGTTCGGCGCTACGCCAACGCCGGCCTCTTAAACCCAATCCGCATTTCATCCCGCAAAGTGCGCTATAATCTGAATGAGGTTGAACACCTAGCTCAAGCCGGAACGAAAGACCTCCCGCAGAACTCAGCTTAA
- a CDS encoding DUF4384 domain-containing protein, whose product MSKAIQIRTLDDIEALLVWIEEEAQKPNLRFYRFVLQRLFDGGEFSAIHVDTLIKLISKNKLWSDQLNQETNTAPEVLRDRFSRRIRWLNKLVWNADDSPYATTLAIVYDRASSKYQMVSDSERVQIARVGRPPRRQTEVSVDFHTDDLLQGMPCLSADSELEFSIRSSISGYIHIFHRDGDGCIDKLFPEHGSELFLRIDRGKDLYFPDAISDLCKLKCWKIGAPDVETPVQQQLLVVVTARNVDVAVEDIIEEFGGVRARPINIQHMQVDDLTERQKLSTLAEYQLNR is encoded by the coding sequence GTGAGCAAAGCGATACAAATTAGAACACTGGATGACATTGAAGCCTTGTTGGTTTGGATAGAGGAAGAGGCACAGAAACCCAACCTCAGATTCTATCGCTTTGTGCTTCAGCGACTGTTTGATGGAGGTGAGTTCAGTGCAATCCATGTTGACACACTGATCAAGCTGATTTCAAAAAATAAGCTTTGGAGTGATCAGTTGAATCAGGAGACTAATACTGCTCCTGAAGTTCTCCGGGATCGTTTTTCCCGCCGTATACGTTGGCTAAACAAGCTCGTATGGAATGCAGATGACTCTCCGTACGCAACCACTTTGGCGATTGTCTATGACCGAGCCAGTTCGAAATACCAAATGGTTTCTGACTCTGAGCGTGTACAGATTGCTCGGGTCGGTCGACCGCCGCGTCGACAAACAGAAGTGAGTGTTGATTTCCATACGGATGATTTATTACAAGGGATGCCATGCCTCTCGGCTGACAGTGAGCTTGAATTCAGCATTCGTTCATCGATCAGCGGCTATATCCACATTTTTCATCGGGATGGGGACGGCTGTATTGACAAGCTCTTTCCTGAACACGGGAGTGAATTATTTTTACGGATTGATCGAGGTAAAGACCTGTATTTCCCAGATGCAATTAGCGATCTGTGTAAGCTCAAATGCTGGAAGATTGGTGCGCCGGATGTAGAGACTCCGGTTCAGCAACAGCTCTTAGTTGTGGTGACGGCTCGGAATGTTGATGTTGCAGTGGAAGATATTATCGAAGAATTCGGCGGAGTTCGTGCGCGACCGATCAATATCCAGCACATGCAGGTAGACGATCTGACTGAGCGCCAAAAGCTATCAACTCTTGCAGAATACCAACTCAATCGTTAA
- a CDS encoding ATP-binding protein, producing the protein MKRSSPSPNGDYRHLFHTIRRHGLDTVPRIKLLMKWVEEDPRDQTVIRDLRETLLEEIKLQRLDPDPFRKTAPRDEVYLGGAIRLGVMPHHGFMYGIDIISLIRHLLVMGQTGGGKTTVIKNLLLQILQVADAPRIMILERKQEFTELLAKYPEFNVLDVNHLSFNPLLPPEGIKTEVWIGVFTECMINYLDILEASSGFLMDHALRLIDIRKKEGTYPNLNDLLSFIKATKYSPMSKNGQQQQTVINRLTNLLHSLPGMFNTSRHIGISELLNDHCLILLHDVPHIGIQNFLISLLMAQMFLHRKVTAGLQGGLKNLIVIDEASSLFRRQDELKGHPSFISDVVRTARGYGIGLIAASQLSTDLSHSLLANTNTRMMVGGFGRSRDTDEFLRLRSCTPDLRDYVIRHPVIGKAFIADNRWPHIVECNMDNPALSPRLTPDELNQRIQDSFFRMATFAPPVPAEGPKQPVSPKPTPEPETVSLEIRTLNSMYEHHFVKLSERAKQLKVPSSTLKKKIDELQSNGLILIHKVHGRSGAPRDLYELTESGCRMISLPPKKMKGKGSYLHCFYQKCTANWFKSKGYHVDIEGTALGKNIDLIARKQPSGECVAVEIELNSSANPSHVVENLKKAANTDFIDRILCLVPKEPERRVVEKLVTKAGLRKRKPIEIERLWKYMES; encoded by the coding sequence ATGAAACGTTCATCTCCCTCCCCGAACGGGGATTACCGCCACCTGTTCCATACGATTCGCCGACATGGACTCGATACCGTACCCCGCATCAAACTCCTCATGAAATGGGTCGAGGAAGATCCCCGGGATCAAACCGTTATCCGTGACCTACGGGAAACTCTGCTTGAAGAAATCAAACTGCAGCGGCTTGATCCGGATCCGTTCCGCAAAACCGCACCCCGCGATGAGGTATATCTGGGCGGTGCAATCCGGCTGGGCGTAATGCCTCATCACGGATTCATGTATGGAATCGATATTATAAGTCTGATTCGGCATCTGCTGGTGATGGGACAGACCGGCGGCGGCAAGACAACGGTGATTAAAAATCTGCTGCTGCAGATCCTTCAGGTGGCCGATGCTCCCCGGATTATGATTCTGGAACGCAAGCAGGAGTTTACAGAGTTGCTCGCGAAGTATCCTGAATTCAACGTGCTGGATGTAAATCATCTCTCGTTTAATCCTCTGCTTCCTCCTGAAGGAATTAAAACCGAGGTCTGGATCGGAGTTTTTACTGAATGCATGATTAATTACCTGGATATCCTGGAAGCCAGTTCGGGCTTCTTGATGGATCACGCGCTGAGGTTGATTGATATCCGAAAGAAGGAGGGAACATACCCGAACCTCAACGACCTGCTCTCCTTTATTAAGGCTACCAAATACTCACCCATGTCAAAAAACGGCCAGCAGCAGCAAACCGTCATCAACCGCCTGACCAATCTGCTTCACAGTCTGCCTGGCATGTTTAACACCTCCCGGCACATTGGAATCAGTGAACTGCTCAACGATCACTGCCTGATTCTTCTCCACGATGTGCCTCATATCGGAATCCAGAACTTTTTAATCAGCCTGCTTATGGCCCAGATGTTTCTACACCGGAAAGTTACTGCCGGACTGCAAGGTGGACTCAAAAATCTGATTGTAATTGATGAGGCATCATCGTTGTTTCGAAGACAGGATGAGCTAAAAGGTCATCCTTCATTTATTTCTGATGTCGTACGCACAGCGCGCGGATACGGGATTGGCCTGATTGCCGCCAGTCAGCTGTCCACCGATTTAAGCCACAGCCTGTTAGCCAATACCAACACCCGCATGATGGTGGGCGGATTCGGCCGCTCACGCGATACGGATGAATTTCTCCGACTTCGCAGCTGCACCCCCGATCTGCGTGACTACGTAATCCGTCATCCAGTCATTGGAAAGGCATTTATTGCCGACAACCGATGGCCGCATATTGTGGAATGTAATATGGACAACCCGGCTCTATCGCCCAGGCTGACTCCGGATGAGTTAAATCAGAGAATTCAGGATTCTTTCTTCCGGATGGCAACATTCGCACCACCCGTACCTGCGGAAGGTCCCAAACAACCTGTTTCACCGAAGCCAACACCGGAACCCGAAACGGTTTCGCTTGAAATTCGCACGCTCAACAGCATGTATGAACACCATTTTGTTAAACTCTCAGAACGCGCTAAACAGCTAAAAGTCCCATCATCGACACTGAAAAAGAAAATTGATGAGCTTCAATCAAACGGTCTGATTCTGATTCATAAAGTTCATGGTCGGTCCGGAGCACCGCGCGACTTGTATGAGTTAACCGAGAGCGGCTGTCGCATGATCAGCCTGCCTCCCAAAAAGATGAAAGGCAAAGGGAGCTATCTGCACTGCTTTTATCAGAAATGCACAGCCAACTGGTTCAAAAGTAAAGGGTATCACGTCGATATTGAGGGCACTGCTTTGGGTAAAAATATCGATCTGATTGCCCGCAAACAGCCTTCCGGAGAATGCGTCGCAGTTGAGATCGAACTCAACAGCTCCGCCAACCCTTCGCATGTGGTTGAAAACCTCAAAAAAGCTGCCAACACCGACTTTATCGACCGGATTCTCTGCCTGGTTCCGAAAGAACCGGAGCGCCGGGTCGTGGAAAAACTTGTGACAAAAGCCGGGTTACGGAAGAGAAAGCCGATTGAGATCGAAAGACTCTGGAAATACATGGAGAGCTGA
- a CDS encoding AAA family ATPase, with amino-acid sequence MRRFLNQNNAAFSDLEQRAQNACIRFQHVELPSGCTPAQADLGFEVDSNTGSAKLLVSRGVQYQGADASIAGWFSAGMIELPSFAEMVSWLQGPIAAAFDQTDESPAPSELTPREASSGAITDMASVEAGIPDPNKPLYLDENALAAKLKASVLGQDDAIDALSAIMVRHLARKEPSRPAVAFAVGPTGIGKTRSAEVLAKRLREFDDQCTGYQYLRLDMSEYQEAHRVSQLLGAPQGYLGHGDGSQLIDALRANPRTIVLFDEIEKAHPAILRTLMNAMDAGRISSASGAKGSHEIDCRYAVFMFTSNLDAKAILDELDSRNAFGNRSVEDEVCRRRLNAAGLAPEIIGRISRFLVYRPLEPKTRAEIITLAIAEVAKEYGIDVGYVKPNVIIEIMKQVRSTGFGIRPEKYLIDDLLGPALAEAAKSGMKEPACISGPPYQCRQQAVEEDDQKPSGES; translated from the coding sequence ATGAGACGGTTTCTGAATCAGAATAATGCGGCTTTTTCGGATCTGGAGCAGAGAGCTCAAAATGCCTGTATTCGGTTTCAACATGTGGAATTGCCTTCGGGCTGCACCCCGGCACAGGCCGACCTCGGATTTGAAGTCGATTCCAACACAGGCAGTGCAAAGCTTCTGGTGTCGCGCGGAGTGCAATATCAAGGCGCAGACGCATCAATCGCCGGATGGTTCTCTGCGGGCATGATTGAGCTTCCTTCGTTTGCGGAGATGGTCTCCTGGCTGCAGGGTCCGATCGCTGCGGCATTCGATCAGACCGATGAAAGCCCTGCCCCTTCTGAACTAACGCCCCGGGAAGCTTCATCAGGAGCAATTACCGACATGGCTTCCGTCGAAGCAGGAATTCCCGATCCGAACAAACCGCTTTATCTTGATGAGAATGCGTTGGCCGCGAAGCTGAAAGCCAGTGTACTCGGTCAGGATGATGCCATTGATGCTCTTTCAGCCATTATGGTTCGGCATCTGGCACGCAAAGAACCGTCGCGTCCGGCTGTCGCATTTGCTGTGGGACCGACCGGGATCGGCAAAACACGCTCGGCAGAAGTGCTCGCCAAAAGACTGCGGGAGTTTGACGATCAGTGCACAGGATATCAGTACCTGCGCCTGGATATGTCGGAGTATCAGGAGGCGCACCGTGTCAGCCAGCTGCTCGGGGCTCCACAGGGATATCTTGGCCATGGCGATGGCAGTCAGCTGATCGATGCACTGCGAGCCAACCCACGCACGATTGTGCTGTTTGATGAGATCGAAAAAGCTCATCCCGCCATTCTCCGGACTCTGATGAACGCTATGGATGCAGGACGCATCTCGTCGGCATCCGGTGCCAAGGGTAGTCATGAGATTGATTGCCGATATGCCGTTTTTATGTTCACCAGCAATCTGGATGCAAAAGCGATTCTCGATGAGCTCGACAGCCGCAACGCGTTTGGAAACCGTTCTGTCGAGGACGAAGTGTGCCGACGCCGGCTCAACGCCGCAGGTCTGGCCCCGGAAATTATCGGCCGTATCAGCCGTTTCCTGGTTTACAGACCGCTTGAACCCAAAACCCGTGCAGAAATCATCACACTCGCCATTGCTGAAGTTGCGAAGGAATACGGCATTGATGTGGGCTACGTGAAACCGAATGTAATCATTGAGATTATGAAACAGGTTCGCTCAACCGGCTTTGGTATTCGTCCTGAAAAATATCTGATTGACGATCTGCTTGGCCCGGCACTGGCGGAAGCGGCAAAGAGCGGGATGAAAGAGCCGGCCTGTATCAGCGGGCCTCCGTATCAATGCCGGCAGCAGGCTGTGGAAGAGGATGATCAGAAGCCGTCAGGTGAGTCGTGA